Proteins encoded together in one Penicillium digitatum chromosome 1, complete sequence window:
- a CDS encoding Acetyltransferase, CysE/LacA/LpxA/NodL family, with the protein MSEPTEKEKMLRGELYRAFTPDLIAARTRCKWACNRFNKSDEVPRRRLVEMWRDITEDKTPLPPKLDDPAADEALFEQDPWVESPVHMDYGFNVTLGAGVFININCIFIDTCPITVGARTLFGPNVSLFSGTHPLDPALRNGTEGPETGKPIVIGEDCWLGGNVTVLPGVTIGRGVTIGAGSVVTKDVPAFHVAAGNPARIIRRIETTLKE; encoded by the exons ATGTCGGAGCCTActgagaaagagaagatgcTTCGTGGGGAGCTCTATCGTGCCTTCACGCCGGACTTGATCGCTGCTCGTACACGCTGCAAATGGGCCTGTAATCGGTTCAACAAGTCGGACGAGGTGCCTCGTCGGCGTCTGGTTGAAATGTGGCGAGA CATCACCGAAGACAAGACCCCTCTGCCACCAAAGCTGGATGATCCGGCTGCCGATGAAGCTCTCTTTGAGCAAGATCCCTGGGTTGAATCTCCTGTGCATATGGATTATGGGTTCAACGTCACGCTTGGAGCGGGCGTCTTCATCAACATTAATTGTATCTTTATCGACACCTGTCCCATCACGGTCGGGGCTCGCACATTGTTTGGCCCCAATGTCAGCTTGTTTTCTGGAACTCATCCGCTTGATCCTGCCCTGCGTAATGGCACTGAAGGACCTGAGACTGGCAAGCCAATTGTTATTGGGGAGGACTGCTGGCTTGGCGGGAACGTTACAGTACTTCCTGGCGTCACTATCGGCAGAGGTGTGACTATCGGAGCTGGCAGTGTAGTTACCAAG GATGTGCCCGCCTTTCATGTGGCTGCTGGGAACCCAGCTAGGATTATTCGTCGGATTGAGACAACTTTGAAAGAATGA
- a CDS encoding Ubiquitin Carboxy-terminal hydrolase, putative: MAVPPPDSSYTPPLTPLIEESQFISDSMEDLGPQATRKRPRLDSGSRVSPTLSLDGTSRTASIAPASDMDEASDSGNPANKVTINTKSPLPSMAPERPPSNPELSGSDLGLLPDIDTAPNPISVSSSPSSPRSPEIEVAEPEDINQNQNTSNWKSLGQVVRDQDELEVIEIQDVAPLSDSFPKVHTEMTPKENMKALGDMLEHGHPREGTALITIQQWLRNCVRNLDRLTIEEFAADLDFWEYLPSILDRLLRRQQDLQLDMIEDLSGFFEQYLLDYAHVVLHFVRLDTTLLSAVDEDSEDVEIPPSTCRRYLHSFPWMFHGDQIPFFRVLENQFRTGNLDLSARLKAQVSAPPFDAPGVLIKYASKLLALLPKCPQIVTMLSAPLVNMLAFLECDTESNQKGGSDSPIDLPGDATDLQPFFETVRGIDKAYRKFVERKSQLATSELSDSLLNPIFRSYRFLCFGYSEFLLQLAQELSIQVPEGADAEQTALCVIWTWKFDTLKKQIMEGRMELRVHGVEMMQSDLVSIWGQNVSENRDGIESPFLKYLVEYLRENRILDYLVGIDSHPQLISRSSNIFGFLIVTAKYTDHDTDVIWKTVTESQDDRTVCEVMSMLARTFAMHQSRSKALLYVCSKLLEYPLDRFDSRIIDFCEQLVPRMRERPQDGDRDYRTMSGDEHVDSIPLKLCVRLIRESSGAKDLPLEQKELMQGFGTEQLGQFIKAGLNETDMAETYERCIQDIGEMNECTAGSIQVLNALVPRDDARELWKLATDFDLTRLVVIELHHLVSEDHAKLKDPSFKHGFSSRVEILRRLIDLAPDTITPELGNTLWKEIFMSENLASEERQTIWKMMVDLTNRTAKENPFLELCIHEYLPDVRPKDYSHEVLWFAQQSVHYEIRIKSPPIVGENEVISIPGMDRIWNFILTAPPQSIEGEAIKFAIESYLDHSIVRRSPRSAIDATHIALVNRCVDQLKSAAVALKSPCNETSSGGISMDIDISNGGIGTDELVFSRSLHFLRQLLHGLRARPQYSSPRGSPPTIPERPLKGEPIEFRYQCFNGALMSTICSKRIGGLSTAAELVEMLVQLSRFSKFTTILGGQKIELLQDPEALVKNLKLSSGLLIIRKAPDAHEITWAGRRQSLTAVDSEVLKHFDELYDMLDLKGDLARQIIDFLVAFPPQVRALELVRSNSNTEKDMFPLRRPFKALYSLNTLSMCLHEEAAEISPDQAFVSHSNRVLVAFLTSDELFTSLSGNSITSVLATRAIECLLLAISVYRPTDDDSVLIADPVSLVRRVLDLLEIGRTGPTDPPAGTCAQSLICSSFALLVEGSMRDLHVWNAVKQHAQFDSLILSLLLKEIRKPIRTDILERLKIICGPLKPFKPSEKKPDTESPAAENFNRVDMLATLWSSFLQVIPKTVEYVPQSEEFFNAALWIFRTVAQKSPRDLIFNEYLRQWSAVMLTHQTEEFVGREPADNLIIGFSTLLERCLELANAAGVTLNTLNIAEEIFNQYLFPDFSPDTVEHAVPQVPVMHSYTRSSLYNVVNLLCKQSDATYCQVLELLNTNVPRDSPYLEYAYNRSLMLRSPEGYAGLKNLSNTCYLNSLMTQLFMNIEFRDFILNIPIADRISQKLLYETQRLFTWMQETWSRSIEPSDFVKSILTYDNEEIDVTIQMDVDEFYNLLFDRWEAQVLDSEKKEKFRSFYGGQLVQQIKSMECDHISERLEPFSAIQCEIKGKATLEDSLRAYVAGEVMQGDNKYSCTSCGRHVDAVKRACLKDVPDNLIFHLKRFDFDMVHMLRSKINDEFQFPHHIDMTPFTVEHLSDPEQTIAPDKFELVGVLVHTGTAESGHYYSYTLERPSSSGEANWVEFNDSDVGKFDPSTIAAQCFGGPSETMQYMNGAPKNKVWNAYMLFYQRVSTIEKSKEIFKPTKPNLPIHLPVSISTHNYIAMDNEMLIRIYCLLDPQYAYFVGKLLQRWPYMATENVNKARAESLAINVGMDTIEQLVTRTKYFQGHQEVYGELVDMINKSPNAAQSALEWVINRPTSMYNLMIKPQNSDIRNKGILLINHALKHLHLMSKSQDLDEDERISWRDRFDEAIQQIVPMVTGLWTEVQCVLRVWDDYFGFLLKLCTYGPEIIQVLLDHGHFAACMEIIWIDEEDRKKLRIRYLNYVRLLNKGRQFNHLILLSLCLVFFKHVDLSLRPTPIGAKRRYLNGKFSTTVREMELIKPTEDDGSLSIVLKLLRHEVLARSQTTRAIIGVLLDGEPGVGLLDSIQLTLENGARLEPAVQCTPFLEAATTFCQRCPDKGRVIGMVDFIAKGIDSIDNSGGQEHMDFFMCLCRVTNERLNMGSADFTELVFDNIPVWAPTLLIDKDEIIRHNMQKIIDETVINDNIVEGNTDDSELNGDWRTTITQERRHKICRRLPIACIERLKSAFLSDQISHIDARLLENITPVINYCLATFYDDSETDQQEVQQANELLALLKSMSLEEVPDYPPSESDVASVEEWDANSVIASDSEMGVAGSP, from the exons ATGGCTGTACCCCCGCCAGATAGCTCTTACACCCCACCTCTCACTCCCTTGATTGAAGAATCCCAATTCATCAGTGACTCTATGGAGGATCTTGGTCCCCAGGCGACCCGGAAACGTCCGCGTCTCGACAGTGGAAGTCGCGTCAGTCCGACCTTGTCGTTGGATGGAACCTCGCGTACTGCCTCCATCGCACCTGCCTCGGACATGGATGAGGCCTCGGATTCTGGAAATCCAGCTAATAAAGTCACCATCAACACAAAATCCCCTCTACCTTCCATGGCTCCCGAACGACCTCCCTCCAATCCTGAGCTCTCCGGTAGCGATCTGGGGCTCCTACCAGATATCGACACAGCTCCCAATCCCATTTCAGTTTCCTCCTCACCCTCCTCACCTCGAAGTCCTGAGATTGAAGTTGCAGAACCGGAAGACATCAACCAAAACCAGAACACTTCAAACTGGAAGTCACTGGGCCAAGTAGTACGAGATCAGGATGAGCTCGAAGTGATAGAGATCCAAGACGTGGCTCCTCTTTCCGACTCTTTCCCCAAAGTACACACTGAGATGACACCCAAAGAGAACATGAAGGCACTTGGTGATATGCTTGAGCATG GACACCCACGGGAAGGCACGGCGCTTATTACGATACAACAATGGCTTCGCAATTGTGTGCGTAATCTTGATCGGCTCACAATCGAGGAATTTGCGGCAGATCTGGATTTCTGGGAATATTTGCCCTCCATCCTGGACCGTCTTTTGCGCAGACAACAAGATCTGCAACTAGACATGATTGAAGATCTCTCAGGTTTCTTCGAGCAATATCTTCTCGATTATGCTCATGTTGTCCTTCACTTTGTTCGCTTGGACACCACGCTTCTCAGTGCCGTTGATGAAGATAGCGAAGACGTTGAAATACCCCCAAGCACCTGTCGACGATATCTTCATAGCTTCCCTTGGATGTTCCATGGCGACCAAATCCCCTTTTTCCGAGTCTTGGAAAATCAGTTCCGCACTGGAAATCTCGATCTTTCTGCCCGGCTGAAAGCTCAGGTCTCAGCTCCTCCCTTTGACGCACCCGGCGTACTTATTAAATACGCTTCGAAATTGCTTGCATTGCTTCCGAAGTGTCCGCAAATCGTCACCATGCTCTCAGCGCCTTTGGTCAACATGCTCGCATTTCTTGAATGTGACACAGAGAGTAACCAGAAAGGTGGCTCTGATTCTCCCATTGATTTGCCTGGCGATGCAACTGACCTACAGCCTTTTTTTGAAACGGTTCGAGGAATTGACAAAGCATACCGGAAGTTTGTCGAAAGGAAGTCGCAATTGGCCACCAGTGAATTGAGCGATAGTCTTCTGAACCCAATCTTCCGCAGTTACCGTTTCCTTTGCTTCGGTTACTCGGAGTTTTTGCTCCAACTTGCTCAAGAATTGTCGATTCAAGTTCCCGAGGGGGCAGATGCAGAGCAGACCGCTTTGTGTGTTATCTGGACGTGGAAATTCGATACTCTGAAAAAGCAGATTATGGAAGGCCGAATGGAGCTTCGTGTCCATGGCGTGGAAATGATGCAATCAGATCTTGTCAGCATTTGGGGTCAAAATGTATCTGAGAACCGCGATGGGATCGAGTCCCCGTTTCTCAAATACTTGGTTGAATATCTTCGCGAAAATAGGATCCTCGATTATCTTGTGGGCATTGATTCACACCCACAGTTGATCAGCCGCAGCAGTAACATCTTCGGATTTCTGATTGTGACGGCGAAATACACCGACCATGACACGGACGTCATCTGGAAAACTGTTACGGAGAGCCAAGATGATCGCACCGTCTGTGAAGTCATGTCCATGCTCGCACGAACATTTGCCATGCATCAGTCCAGGTCTAAAGCGTTGCTCTATGTGTGCTCAAAACTGCTTGAGTATCCCTTGGATCGCTTCGACAGTCGCATAATCGATTTTTGTGAGCAGCTGGTGCCTCGTATGCGCGAACGACCCCAGGATGGCGACCGAGACTATCGCACCATGTCCGGTGATGAACATGTTGACTCTATCCCACTGAAGCTCTGCGTCCGCTTAATCCGTGAGAGCTCGGGGGCGAAGGACCTGCCTCTCGAACAAAAGGAGCTTATGCAGGGGTTCGGAACCGAGCAGCTGGGTCAGTTTATCAAGGCTGGACTTAACGAAACCGACATGGCAGAAACTTATGAGCGCTGCATTCAAGACATTGGAGAAATGAATGAATGCACCGCTGGTAGCATCCAAGTGTTGAACGCACTGGTGCCCCGTGATGATGCTCGAGAGCTTTGGAAACTTGCGACCGATTTCGATTTGACGCGTTTGGTTGTAATAGAACTTCACCATCTCGTCAGCGAAGACCACGCTAAGCTCAAAGATCCGTCTTTCAAGCACGGCTTCTCCTCGCGGGTGGAAATCCTGCGGCGTCTTATTGATCTGGCCCCAGATACCATCACACCTGAACTTGGGAACACACTCTGGAAGGAGATTTTCATGTCTGAGAACTTGGCCTCTGAGGAACGTCAAACGATTTGGAAAATGATGGTGGATCTCACCAACCGTACCGCCAAAGAAAACCCGTTTCTTGAACTGTGCATTCATGAGTATCTACCAGATGTGCGTCCCAAGGACTACTCGCATGAGGTATTATGGTTCGCTCAACAGTCGGTCCACTACGAGATTCGAATCAAGTCACCTCCCATTGTCGGGGAAAATGAAGTCATATCTATTCCTGGAATGGATCGAATCTGGAACTTCATCCTGACGGCACCTCCACAATCGATCGAAGGCGAGGCTATCAAGTTCGCTATAGAGAGCTATCTGGACCACAGTATTGTTCGCAGATCTCCCCGATCGGCTATTGACGCCACTCACATTGCTCTTGTCAATCGCTGCGTGGACCAACTGAAGTCCGCTGCTGTCGCGTTAAAATCACCTTGCAATGAAACATCTAGTGGAGGGATTTCTATGGATATTGACATCTCGAATGGTGGCATCGGAACCGATGAACTTGTGTTCAGCCGGTCTCTCCATTTCCTTCGTCAGTTGCTCCATGGATTGCGAGCTCGGCCACAGTATAGCTCCCCTCGTGGCTCTCCGCCTACTATCCCGGAACGTCCCCTGAAAGGCGAGCCAATTGAATTTCGATATCAATGTTTTAATGGCGCTCTCATGTCTACAATCTGTTCAAAACGCATTGGTGGTCTCTCTACGGCTGCCGAGCTTGTGGAAATGCTTGTGCAGCTGAGTCGATTCTCCAAGTTTACTACCATCCTCGGTGGGCAGAAGATCGAGTTgctgcaagatcctgaggCCCTTGTGAAAAACCTGAAGCTCTCTTCAGGTTTGTTAATTATCCGAAAGGCCCCTGATGCTCATGAAATCACATGGGCTGGGAGACGGCAGTCTCTAACAGCAGTAGACAGCGAAGTGCTGAAGCACTTCGACGAGCTGTATGATATGCTTGACCTCAAGGGTGACTTGGCTCGTCAG ATCATTGACTTCCTGGTTGCCTTCCCGCCTCAAGTGAGGGCCCTCGAACTTGTTCGATCCAACAGCAACACCGAGAAAGACATGTTCCCGTTGCGAAGACCTTTCAAGGCCTTGTACTCCTTGAATACACTGTCAATGTGTCTCCACGAGGAGGCTGCAGAG ATATCCCCAGACCAAGCCTTTGTGTCTCATAGCAATCGGGTTCTGGTTGCGTTTCTCACGTCAGATGAACTgttcacctctctctccggCAACTCGATAACCAGTGTGCTCGCTACTAGGGCCATCGAATGTCTTCTGCTGGCTATATCTG TCTATCGCCCGACTGATGATGATTCCGTTCTCATTGCTGATCCAGTATCTTTGGTCCGACGTGTTCTTGACCTGCTTGAAATTGGCCGCACCGGTCCCACAGATCCCCCTGCTGGTACATGCGCTCAAAGTTTGATATGCAGTTCATTTGCGCTCCTAGTCGAGGGTTCAATGCGCGACCTTCATGTCTGGAATGCTGTTAAGCAGCACGCGCAATTTGATAGCTTGATCCTATCTCTACTCCTGAAAGAAATTCGAAAGCCTATCCGGACTGACATTCTGGAACGCTTGAAAATTATCTGCGGCCCACTGAAACCGTTTAAACCGTCGGAAAAAAAGCCTGATACAGAATCTCCTGCCGCGGAAAACTTCAACCGGGTTGACATGCTTGCCACTCTTTGGTCTTCATTTCTACAAGTGATCCCCAAGACCGTTGAATATGTTCCACAGTCGGAAGAGTTCTTCAACGCTGCTCTATGGATATTCCGCACTGTGGCACAGAAATCACCTCGGGACTTGATCTTCAACGAGTATCTTCGACAATGGAGTGCCGTTATGCTCACTCATCAAACAGAAGAG TTTGTTGGACGTGAGCCGGCAGATAACTTGATCATCGGGTTTTCTACTTTGCTAGAAAGGTGTCTGGAATTGGCCAACGCCGCGGGCGTCACTTTGAACACTTT GAACATCGCCGAGGAAATTTTTAACCAGTACCTGTTCCCAGATTTCTCTCCAGATACGGTGGAACATGCAGTTCCTCAAGTTCCAGTCATGCACAGCTACACCCGCTCGAGCCTTTACAATGTCGTGAACTTGCTGTGCAAGCAGAGCGATGCGACTTATTGTCAAGTTTTGGAGCTCCTCAACACAAATGTTCCACGAG ACTCCCCTTATCTGGAGTATGCCTATAACAGGTCGCTAATGCTCCGGTCCCCGGAAGGCTATGCGGGCCTCAAGAATCTCTCGAACACATGTTACCTCAACTCCCTCATGACCCAGCTTTTCATGAACATTGAGTTCCGAGACTTCATTCTTAATATCCCCATTGCTGATCGGATATCTCAAAAGCTGCTTTATGAAACACAGCGGCTGTTCACATGGATGCAGGAGACATGGAGCAGAAGCATTGAACCGTCTGACTTTGTGAAAAGCATACTCACATACGACAACGAGGAGATTGATGTGACCATCCAGATGGACGTTGATGAGTTCTACAACCTTCTCTTTGACCGCTGGGAGGCTCAGGTTCTCGATTCcgaaaagaaggagaaattCCGGTCTTTCTATGGAGGGCAGCTTGTTCAGCAAATCAAGTCAATGGAATGCGATCATATCTCGGAAAGACTTGAGCCGTTCTCTGCAATTCAGTGTGAGATTAAGGGGAAGGCGACTCTTGAAGATAGTTTGCGGGCCTATGTGGCAGGAGAGGTAATGCAGGGAG ATAATAAATACTCTTGCACCTCTTGTGGCCGACATGTGGATGCTGTGAAGCG TGCCTGTCTGAAAGATGTCCCTGACAATTTGATCTTCCACCTGAAGCGGTTTGACTTCGACATGGTGCATATGCTGAGAAGCAAGATTAACGACGAGTTCCAATTTCCTCACCACATCGACATGACTCCTTTCACAGTCGAGCATCTCTCTGACCCGGAGCAGACAATTGCACCGGACAAATTTGAATTGGTTGGGGTTCTTGTGCACACTGGCACAGCTGAATCGGGTCATTACTACTCATACACCCTTGAACGTCCCTCGTCTAGCGGCGAAGCAAATTGGGTCGAGTTCAACGACTCCGATGTCGGTAAATTTGATCCTAGCACAATCGCAGCTCAATGCTTTGGCGGCCCGAGTGAGACGATGCAGTACATGAATGGAGCTCCTAAGAATAAGGTGTGGAATGCGTACATGCTGTTCTACCAACGTGTCTCCACGATCGAGAAGTCCAAAGAAATCTTCAAGCCAACGAAGCCCAACCTCCCTATACACCTCCCGGTGTCAATCTCGACCCATAACTACATTGCTATGGACAACGAAATGCTTATCCGGATTTACTGTCTCCTAGACCCACAATACGCATATTTCGTGGGCAAATTGCTTCAGAGGTGGCCGTACATGGCAACGGAAAATGTCAACAAGGCTAGAGCGGAATCGTTGGCCATCAATGTCGGAATGGACACCATTGAGCAATTGGTCACGCGTACCAAGTATTTCCAAGGACACCAGGAGGTTTACGGCGAACTCGTCGACATGATCAACAAAAGCCCCAATGCGGCCCAATCGGCGCTTGAGTGGGTCATTAATCGGCCAACGTCAATGTACAATCTTATGATCAAGCCGCAGAATTCAGATATCCGAAACAAGGGAATTCTGTTGATCAACCATGCCCTAAAACACCTCCACTTGATGTCGAAAAGTCAGGAtcttgatgaagatgaacgGATTTCATGGCGCGATCGATTTGATGAAGCCATTCAGCAGATTGTGCCCATGGTGACAGGTCTCTGGACCGAAGTTCAATGCGTTCTTCGAGTTTGGGATGACTACTTTGGATTTTTGTTGAAGCTTTGCACATATGGCCCAGAGATCATCCAGGTTCTACTCGATCACGGTCATTTTGCTGCCTGCATGGAGATTATCTGGATTGATGAAGAGGATAGGAAGAAATTGCGGATCCGCTATCTCAATTACGTGCGCCTCTTGAACAAAGGACGTCAGTTCAACCATCTGATTTTACTGTCATTGTGCTTGGTCTTTTTCAAACACGTTGACCTTTCGCTCCGCCCAACCCCCATTGGCGCAAAACGACGGTATTTGAATGGCAAATTCTCAACCACCGTCAGAGAAATGGAGCTCATCAAGCCCACCGAAGATGATGGATCCTTGTCTATTGTGTTGAAGCTACTGAGGCATGAGGTTCTCGCGAGGAGCCAGACTACCCGCGCGATCATTGGAGTTCTGTTAGACGGAGAGCCTGGCGTTGGCTTGCTGGATTCGATTCAACTGACACTGGAGAATGGGGCCAGACTTGAACCCGCCGTCCAATGCACACCTTTCCTGGAAGCAGCGACAACTTTCTGCCAGCGTTGTCCGGATAAGGGGCGAGTCATTGGCATGGTAGACTTCATTGCCAAGGGGATCGACAGCATTGACAACAGCGGTGGCCAGGAGCACATGGATTTCTTCATGTGTCTTTGCCGCGTTACCAACGAGCGGTTGAACATGGGCTCTGCTGATTTTACCGAGCTCGTTTTTGACAATATCCCGGTCTGGGCTCCGACTCTGCTCATTGACAAGGACGAGATCATCCGTCACAACATGCAAAAGATCATCGACGAGACGGTTATTAACGATAATATCGTGGAGGGCAACACAGATGACTCCGAACTGAATGGCGACTGGCGGACCACCATCACACAAGAGCGGCGCCATAAAATTTGTCGCCGGCTGCCGATCGCCTGCATTGAGCGACTTAAGTCCGCATTCCTGAGCGATCAGATCAGTCATATTGATGCCAGACTGCTCGAGAATATTACCCCCGTGATCAACTATTGTCTGGCTACTTTCTATGACGACTCTGAGACGGACCAGCAAGAAGTTCAACAGGCCAATG AACTCCTCGCTCTCCTCAAGTCGATGTCGCTCGAAGAAGTCCCCGATTACCCACCTTCCG AATCGGACGTGGCCTCAGTCGAGGAATGGGACGCAAATTCGGTGATCGCAAGTGATTCCGAAATGGGTGTCGCGGGATCTCCTTAG
- a CDS encoding TRNA pseudouridine synthase, putative, which translates to MADNKGAGGGGGGRRKNRDMGRAEWSRQAIDKRQRHEDKAEAKRRKIENGEEVNLPIYATQFSKEEIDSEERRPKKKVALLMGYSGTGYSGMQLNEQQRTIEGDLFTALVNVGAVSKANAADPKKSSFVRCARTDKGVHAAGNVVSLKMIVEDEDIIQKINAELSPQIRVWGYEVTSKSFSCYQMCDSRVYEYLMPSHCLLPPHPSTYLGKKIIELADKAGELDAVTARQEEVASYWEDVDEKYIKPILETLPEHIRSIVEKSLYQDESRDALQPSEEKGVFTSAPAEEPVQQETSEQPVTEHPADGEAQKPFVMDPRQKAITDAIKSIKAAYLTAKRAYRAPASRIARLQECLDRYEGTRNFHNYTIQKTYKDPSAKRHIKSFKVNTTPIIIDGTEWLSLKVHGQSFMMHQIRKMVAMATMVVRSGCHPDRITETYGPERIAIPKAPGLGLLLERPIFDAYNNKAQGLDRQPINFQKFEAEMNEFKQREIYDRIFREEEQSAGFGSFFNHIDHFPAGYFLYVTSGGIPAAKLATAPTATDPSSPKAGNKTRGAPRAQHDALAAVEIESEDEGDAPAGGEAEG; encoded by the exons ATGGCCGACAACAAAGGAGCAGGAGGCGGAGGTGGTGGAAGGCGTAAGAACCGCGATATGGGGCGAGCGGAATGGAG TCGCCAAGCGATAGATAAGCGTCAGCGTCATGAAGACAAGGCAGAAGCCAAGCGTCGCAAGATTGAGAATGGCGAAGAGGTCAACTTGCCCATCTACGCGACCCAATTCTCAAAGGAGGAGATCGACAGCGAAGAGCGCCGACCCAAAAAGAAAGTTGCGCTTCTGATGGGATATTCGGGGACTGGATACTCCGGGATGCAGTT GAACGAGCAGCAACgcaccattgaaggtgaTCTATTCACGGCCCTCGTCAACGTTGGCGCAGTTTCCAAAGCGAATGCGGCGGATCCCAAGAAATCCTCGTTCGTCCGTTGTGCCCGCACAGATAAGGGGGTTCACGCAGCTGGCAATGTTGTGTCGCTGAAGATGATTGTCGAAGATGAGGATATTATCCAGAAAATCAACGCCGAGCTCAGCCCCCAAATCCGTGTTTGGGGCTACGAAGTGACTAGCAAGAGTTTCAGCTGCTACCAGATGTGCGATTCCCGAGTTTACGAATATTTGATGCCAAGCCACTGTCTCCTACCGCCGCACCCAAGCACCTACCTTGGAAAGAAGATCATCGAGCTCGCCGACAAGGCAGGCGAGTTGGATGCCGTCACAGCTCGACAGGAAGAGGTTGCAAGCTATTGGGAAGACGTTGACGAAAAGTACATTAAGCCGATCTTAGAAACCCTGCCGGAACACATACGTAGCATCGTCGAAAAGTCTCTCTACCAGGACGAGTCCCGCGATGCACTCCAACCCTCAGAAGAGAAGGGGGTGTTCACCTCTGCGCCAGCCGAGGAACCCGTGCAGCAGGAGACCAGCGAACAGCCCGTGACTGAACATCCAGCCGACGGAGAGGCCCAAAAACCGTTTGTAATGGACCCCCGCCAAAAGGCCATCACCGACGCCATCAAGTCTATCAAAGCAGCATACCTAACTGCGAAGCGAGCCTATCGCGCGCCTGCTTCACGCATCGCGCGCCTGCAAGAATGTCTGGACCGCTACGAAGGCACAAGGAACTTCCACAACTACACGATCCAGAAGACGTACAAGGACCCCTCGGCGAAACGACACATCAAGTCATTCAAGGTGAACACCACGCCGATCATCATCGACGGCACAGAATGGCTCAGCCTGAAGGTTCACGGTCAGAGTTTCATGATGCACCAGATTCGCAAGATGGTCGCCATGGCTACGATGGTTGTCCGCTCGGGCTGCCACCCTGATCGGATCACTGAGACATATGGCCCTGAGCGCATTGCTATTCCCAAAGCGCCTGGCTTGGGTCTCTTGCTTGAGCGGCCTATCTTCGACGCTTACAACAACAAGGCACAGGGTCTTGACCGTCAGCCGATCAATTTCCAGAAATTTGAAGCAGAGATGAATGAGTTCAAGCAGCGGGAGATCTATGATCGAATTTTCCGGGAGGAGGAGCAAAGTGCTGG CTTTGGTTCTTTCTTCAACCATATTGATCACTTCCCCGCGGGTTACTTCCTCTATGTTACTTCTGGTGGCATTCCAGCGGCCAAGCTCGCAACTGCCCCAACCGCTACCGACCCCAGCAGCCCCAAAGCTGGTAACAAAACTCGCGGCGCTCCTCGGGCCCAACATGATGCGCTTGCTGCTGTGGAAATTGAATCAGAAGATGAGGGCGACGCTCCAGCTGGCGGAGAGGCAGAGGGTTAA